One part of the Arabidopsis thaliana chromosome 1 sequence genome encodes these proteins:
- the TLP4 gene encoding tubby like protein 4 (tubby like protein 4 (TLP4); CONTAINS InterPro DOMAIN/s: F-box domain, cyclin-like (InterPro:IPR001810), FBD (InterPro:IPR013596), Tubby, C-terminal (InterPro:IPR000007); BEST Arabidopsis thaliana protein match is: tubby like protein 3 (TAIR:AT2G47900.3); Has 436 Blast hits to 371 proteins in 24 species: Archae - 0; Bacteria - 0; Metazoa - 0; Fungi - 0; Plants - 436; Viruses - 0; Other Eukaryotes - 0 (source: NCBI BLink).), with the protein MPPELLRDVLMRIERSEDTWPSRKNVVSCVGVCKNWRQIFKEIVNVPEVSSKFTFPISLKQEDHLFNAMLRETVAIKLSIYTLEVKQKYFVSDIYLVPYSYRETHCVMDAISASAVKPGGTATTQTELDNFVSFRSPSGQKEGVLVLKSKVPRLEEQSWCLDFNGWRDIVSSGKKFQLYEAEWIPLVRTSVFAVIARVCRDKKHTPSYELKLALYFAKNSAILKKFVLRGYTREEDLLALPVAN; encoded by the exons ATGCCTCCTGAGCTTCTGAGAGATGTTCTGATGAGGATAGAGCGATCCGAAGACACTTGGCCTTCTAGGAAGAATGTTGTTTCTTGTGTAGGTGTGTGTAAGAACTGGCGACAAATATTCAAAGAGATCGTTAACGTTCCTGAGGTTTCTAGCAAATTCACTTTTCCAATCTCCTTGAAACAG GAGGATCACTTGTTCAATGCTATGTTAAGAGAAACCGTAGCAATCAAACTTTCTATCTATACCTTGGAGGTgaagcaaaaatattttgtca GTGATATTTATCTCGTTCCTTACAGTTACAGAGA GACGCATTGCGTCATGGATGCCATCTCTGCATCAGCAGTAAAACCTGGAGGAACAGCTACAACTCAGACAGAACTCGATAATTTCGTGTCATTCAGGTCTCCTTCTGGTCAAAAGGAAGGAGTGCTTGTTCTTAAGAGCAAAGTGCCTAGATTGGAAGAACAGAGCTGGTGTCTCGACTTCAATGGGTGGAGAGACATTGTGTCTTCCGGAAAAAAATTTCAGCTA TATGAGGCTGAATGGATTCCTCTCGTTCGCACCTCAGTGTTTGCTGTCATTGCTCGAGTTTGTAGAGATAAAAAGCATACACCATCGTATGAATTGAAACTTGCATTGTACTTTGCAAAAAACTCTGCAATCCTCAAGAAATTCGTTCTCCGCGGTTACACTCGAGAAGAAGATTTACTCGCATTGCCCGTGGCTAACTAG
- the TLP4 gene encoding tubby like protein 4, which translates to MPPELLRDVLMRIERSEDTWPSRKNVVSCVGVCKNWRQIFKEIVNVPEVSSKFTFPISLKQPGPGGSLVQCYVKRNRSNQTFYLYLGGEAKIFCQSEPSEPNKSIWKLSLKPGGTATTQTELDNFVSFRSPSGQKEGVLVLKSKVPRLEEQSWCLDFNGWRDIVSSGKKFQLVALLRTNLRMKTTFSSLRKSETCTNSSYEAEWIPLVRTSVFAVIARVCRDKKHTPSYELKLALYFAKNSAILKKFVLRGYTREEDLLALPVAN; encoded by the exons ATGCCTCCTGAGCTTCTGAGAGATGTTCTGATGAGGATAGAGCGATCCGAAGACACTTGGCCTTCTAGGAAGAATGTTGTTTCTTGTGTAGGTGTGTGTAAGAACTGGCGACAAATATTCAAAGAGATCGTTAACGTTCCTGAGGTTTCTAGCAAATTCACTTTTCCAATCTCCTTGAAACAG CCTGGTCCAGGAGGATCACTTGTTCAATGCTATGTTAAGAGAAACCGTAGCAATCAAACTTTCTATCTATACCTTGGAGGTgaagcaaaaatattttgtcagTCTGAACCAAGTGAGCCTAATAAGTCAATCTGGAAACTATCCT TAAAACCTGGAGGAACAGCTACAACTCAGACAGAACTCGATAATTTCGTGTCATTCAGGTCTCCTTCTGGTCAAAAGGAAGGAGTGCTTGTTCTTAAGAGCAAAGTGCCTAGATTGGAAGAACAGAGCTGGTGTCTCGACTTCAATGGGTGGAGAGACATTGTGTCTTCCGGAAAAAAATTTCAGCTAGTAGCTCTCCTGAGAACGAACCTGAGAATGAAAACGACATTTTCCAGTTTGCGAAAGTCGGAAACTTGCACAAACTCTTCA TATGAGGCTGAATGGATTCCTCTCGTTCGCACCTCAGTGTTTGCTGTCATTGCTCGAGTTTGTAGAGATAAAAAGCATACACCATCGTATGAATTGAAACTTGCATTGTACTTTGCAAAAAACTCTGCAATCCTCAAGAAATTCGTTCTCCGCGGTTACACTCGAGAAGAAGATTTACTCGCATTGCCCGTGGCTAACTAG